In Defluviimonas aquaemixtae, the sequence CGCGGTTGCTCGCCCAGGGCGGCGAGCAGGTCGTCGACGTCCATCCGCTTGCGGTAGTCGGGATCGACGAAACAGCCACGGACGATTCCTGCCTCGTCCAAAACGAAGGTCGCCGGTATCGGCAGGATCCAGTTCTCGCAGTTGTGGAACTTCGCAATGTCCCAGCCGGCACTCTTCATGGCGTCGCGCTTCTCGTCGTTGATCATGATCGCGAGGTTGAGTTCGAGCGCGTAGCCGCAGTCGATATCCGACAAGTAGGGAAAGTTCGCCCCCGCGTCGGTCTTGAGCGTCTTGTTGTACTTTTCCGTCTCGGGCGTGATGATCACCATATGCGCGCCCATCGCGCGCACTTCCGGCTCGATCCCGGCGAGAGCGGCGGCGCCGATCCGGCAATAGGGACACCAGTGCCCGCGATGGAAGGCGACGACCAGCTTTCCGCCCGCGAGCAGCTTTGTGAGGCTGACCAATCGGCCGGTCTCGTCGGGCAGCACGAAAGGCGGCAACTTGTCTCCGACGTCCGGCGCCCCCTCGCCGGCGCCGCCGCGCCGAAGCCTGTCCACCATCCGGTCCACGATGTCCGCGAAATCCGGCGCAAGGCGGCGCACGTCGTCCGCCATCGCGCTGAGACGCTCGCCAAGCGGCGCATCCATCGTGCGACAGCGGTGCGTGCACGCATTGAGTTCTTCCGCGAGCGAGAGGACGGTCATGACATCGCCTCCTCCCCAGTGCGCCGATACGGTGACCCATCCGACCAGTCGTTTGCACGCAGAAGATTGATGAAAGTCTTGGCTGCGGCCGAATGCTGGCGCCCGAAGACGGTGTAGACCTGGACGCATCGTGACATCGGGCATTCCCGGATATGGCTGACGAGGAGATCGCCGTCGTACTTCCGGTCGGACGGCCAGATCCCAAGGCCGAGATTGGCCCGGACCAGGCCCGGAATATCGTCGAGCAGGCTCACCTCGTGCCAGATCGCGCTCGTGATGCCCATCTCCCGGAACCGCTGCTGCAGGGTCTCGGTCAGGACGCTGTTGGGCAGGCCCAGCAAGTGCGCGTCGGACAGGTCGATGATCTCGATCTCGTTCTTCTTCGCGAGACGGTGGTTGCGGGTGATCAGAAGCCCGAATTCCTGTTCGAACAGCTGTTTGGACTCGATCCGGTCCCAGAACTCCGAGAGGGGTTCGGACACCGCGATCTCGGACTCGCCTTTCTTCAGACGGTCCGTGATCTCCTCCGCCGTGCCGCGGAACATCTTGATCTCGATGTTCGGGAACGCCTCGCCCAGTTCGGCGAGCATCGGGGTCAGGAGCGCGAGGTCGATCGAGCGCGACAGCGCGATGGAGAGTGGCGCGTGGCCGCCGGCGTGGAATCGCCGGGCCAGTTCCTTCGCATTCAGGTTCGCCTCGTAGCATTCGCGAAGCGGGGTCAGGATCGCACGACCGAATTCGGTCAGATGCGTGAGCTTCCGTTCCCGGCGAAAGAGATGGCCGCCGAGCTCCGCCTCGAGCTGGGCGATCGCGCGCGACAGGGCGGGCTGCGACACGTTGCAGTCCTCTGCCGCCTTGGTGAAATTGAGCCTTTTCGACAGCGCGAGAAAATAACGAATCTGGTGAAGTTCCATCTTAGCCCCCAAGTGATGGCAGACGGATCAACGATACCAAGACATATTCCACTGAACGCTTCATCTTACTCCCGCGTGGCGCGGCGCGCCACAGTTTCTCACGCGCAGCGAATGCGGGCAGGGCGCGCGGCGGGGCGATCGCGTGCTTGGCCGCTTCAAGCCGGATCCCCTGTGTCATCGGTCGTCGCCCGTGATGAGGCGCGCGCCGCGGCCGAAGGTGAAGTACGACCAGGCCCAGTCGAGCATCACGCTGATCCGGTTGCGGAAACCGATCAGAAAGCCGACATGGACGAAGCCCCAGACCAGCCACGCGGCGAAGCCGGCCAGGCGGAGCCGGCCGAAATCGGCGACGGCGGCTTTCCGCCCAATCGTGGCGAGGTTTCCGTAGTTCCGGTAGACGAATGGCGGGTATTTCCTGCCGGCGATCATCGCCACGACTGCGCGCGCCGCGTGCTGTCCCATCTGCTTGGCGGCCGGCGCGACGCCGGGCACCACGTGTCCGGCCGCATCAGTGATAGCAGCAGTGTCGCCAATAACCAGAATGTTGGGATGCCCGGGCAGGCGCAGATCCGGGCCGACGATGACGCGGCCTGCGCGGTCGGCATCGGATTTGAGCCACCTCGCGGCGGGCGATGCCATAACGCCCGCGCCCCAGACGATCATCGCGGCATCGAATTCAGCACCGCTTTGCAGCCTCACGCCGCTCGCGCTGCACTCGACCACGGGATCGCCCCTGATGACCTCGACCTTGAGCTTTCGTAGCTGCGCCTCAGCAGAGGCGGACAGCTTCTCGGGAAAGCTCGGCAAGAGACGTGGGCCCGCCTCAACCAGCACGACCCGGGTGTCGCATGTATTGATGTTGCGGAAGTCGCGCATGATCGTGTTGCGTGCGAGCTCGGCTATGGCGCCGGCCATTTCGACGCCGGTCGGGCCGCCGCCTACCACGACGAAGGTGAGCGCGACCTGCCGCATCTCGGCGTCCGCGGTATTCTCCGCCACTTCGAAGGCGAGCAGCAGGCGCTTGCGGATGTCGGTGGCCTCGTCGATCTTCTTCAGGCCGGGGGCGACGGCTTCCCAGTCGTCATGGCCGAAATAGGCATGGCGCGCGCCCGTCGCGACGATCAGGAAATCGAAGCCGATGCGCCGCGCGGGCGTGACGACCTCGGACGTGTCGAGATCGACATCGACGACGCGATCCATCAGGACCGTCGCGTTCCGTTGCCGCGACAGGATCTGCCGGATCGGCGTCGCGATCTGGTTCGGCGACAGACCGGCCGTGGCGACCTGATAGAGCAGCGGCTGAAAGAGGTGGTAGTTGTGCCGGTCGAGGATGACCACGTCGGCATTGGCGCTCTTCAGCGCCTTGGCCGCGCTGAGCCCGCCGAATCCCGCGCCCAGAATGACGACGCGCGGGCGCCTGCGCTGCTCGCTCATGGCCGACTGATTGAGGAACTT encodes:
- a CDS encoding LysR family transcriptional regulator, producing MELHQIRYFLALSKRLNFTKAAEDCNVSQPALSRAIAQLEAELGGHLFRRERKLTHLTEFGRAILTPLRECYEANLNAKELARRFHAGGHAPLSIALSRSIDLALLTPMLAELGEAFPNIEIKMFRGTAEEITDRLKKGESEIAVSEPLSEFWDRIESKQLFEQEFGLLITRNHRLAKKNEIEIIDLSDAHLLGLPNSVLTETLQQRFREMGITSAIWHEVSLLDDIPGLVRANLGLGIWPSDRKYDGDLLVSHIRECPMSRCVQVYTVFGRQHSAAAKTFINLLRANDWSDGSPYRRTGEEAMS
- a CDS encoding NAD(P)/FAD-dependent oxidoreductase, yielding MDDQLKFLNQSAMSEQRRRPRVVILGAGFGGLSAAKALKSANADVVILDRHNYHLFQPLLYQVATAGLSPNQIATPIRQILSRQRNATVLMDRVVDVDLDTSEVVTPARRIGFDFLIVATGARHAYFGHDDWEAVAPGLKKIDEATDIRKRLLLAFEVAENTADAEMRQVALTFVVVGGGPTGVEMAGAIAELARNTIMRDFRNINTCDTRVVLVEAGPRLLPSFPEKLSASAEAQLRKLKVEVIRGDPVVECSASGVRLQSGAEFDAAMIVWGAGVMASPAARWLKSDADRAGRVIVGPDLRLPGHPNILVIGDTAAITDAAGHVVPGVAPAAKQMGQHAARAVVAMIAGRKYPPFVYRNYGNLATIGRKAAVADFGRLRLAGFAAWLVWGFVHVGFLIGFRNRISVMLDWAWSYFTFGRGARLITGDDR
- a CDS encoding peroxiredoxin-like family protein, which gives rise to MTVLSLAEELNACTHRCRTMDAPLGERLSAMADDVRRLAPDFADIVDRMVDRLRRGGAGEGAPDVGDKLPPFVLPDETGRLVSLTKLLAGGKLVVAFHRGHWCPYCRIGAAALAGIEPEVRAMGAHMVIITPETEKYNKTLKTDAGANFPYLSDIDCGYALELNLAIMINDEKRDAMKSAGWDIAKFHNCENWILPIPATFVLDEAGIVRGCFVDPDYRKRMDVDDLLAALGEQPRAASIAV